The Primulina huaijiensis isolate GDHJ02 unplaced genomic scaffold, ASM1229523v2 scaffold43307, whole genome shotgun sequence nucleotide sequence agcttTGCCGTCTGTGAGTTAAAGCCAATGATTTTGCATTTCCCAATTACAAAACTTGGAGTTTGTTTTCCAGTTTATGCTGAATATGATAAAATTTGTAAGCTTTTCCGTTTCTGACTGTAGCTAATGATTATGTTATCAAAAACCAAACACGGAGTTGGTGTGTCCATGTATGAAGTTAggatattttatatcatatatgcACGCGATGTATTTGGTTATGATTTTTATTCACTTTGTTGAATCATAGGTTCCTGTTGGCCGAGCCACTCTTGGTCGTATTATCAATGTCATCGGGGAGCCTATAGATCATAGAGGCGATATTAGTAAGTGACGTGCTGCCTTTTAGCTGCAACCACTTAAGTGATTAAAGACGGTTTCCCCTTTGCTAACAAATGAACAATGTTGCAGAAACTGAACACTTTTTACCAATTCACCGCGAAGCTCCTGCCTTTGTGGAGCAAGCAACAGAGCAACAAATTCTTGTCACGGGTATCAAGGTGATTTCTGAATTCTAATCAATCTAATCATGACACATGTTCTGATTGATATGTTTTCTTTACTTCCTTTCATTTACCGCTTATGTGAATTTTATGTTTATAAATacactatttttttttctaactcAGGTTGTTGACCTTCTCGCACCTTACCAAAGAGGAGGGAAAATTGGGCTGTTTGGTGGTGCTGGTGTAGGAAAGACTGTACTTATTATGGAACTGATTAACAACGTTGCAAAAGCTCATGGTTGGTTCCTGGTTGATGCGATATGTGTTAAATCTTTGGTTGCATATGTTTATCTCACTTCTGCATAATTTTCTTGCAGGTGGTTTCTCTGTCTTTGCTGGTGTGGGAGAACGTACCCGAGAGGGTAATGATTTGTACAGAGAAATGATTGAGAGTGGTGTCATTAAGTTAGGTGACAAGCAGGTTCACACCCACTTTGATCAATTTCCTCTATTTGTTTTGATGTTACTTTTTTGTCCCATTATGTTTTCTCCTTTTACTTGTTATTAGGCTGATAGCAAATGTGCTCTGGTCTATGGTCAAATGAATGAACCCCCTGGTGCTCGTGCTCGAGTCGGACTGACTGGACTGACTGTGGCTGAACATTTTCGAGATGCGGAAGGGCAAGATGTGCTCCTCTTCATTGACAACATTTTCCGTTTTACCCAGGTGGTCGCATGCTCAAAATCATACTCAAAATGGTTCTTTATGTTCATGACATGTGCTactgatttttttaatcattaccAGGCATGTGTTGCTGTggttttttaatcatttttgttATGACTCATACAGGCTAACTCGGAAGTCTCCGCTTTGCTTGGACGGATCCCATCTGCTGTCGGTTATCAACCTACTTTGGCTACAGATCTTGGTGGCCTTCAAGAACGTATTACTACAACCAAGAAAGGTTCAATTACATCCGTCCAAGCTATTTATGTGCCAGCTGATGACTTGACAGATCCAGCTCCTGCAACAACCTTTGCTCACTTGGATGCCACTACTGTGTTATCTCGACAGGTATAAATACTTTCTTTAAGTTACTAAAGGAAACATTGTTCGACTGTTTATGACTTGATTGTTTTTATTCTTGTTATTTGAATCAGATTTCTGAGCTTGGTATCTATCCTGCTGTCGATCCTTTGGACTCAACATCTCGAATGCTTTCTCCTCACATCCTGGGGGAGGAACATTACAACACTGCTCGTGGTGTACAGAAAGTCCTTCAAAATTACAAGAATCTTCAAGATATTATTGCTATTCTTGGAATGGATGAGCTCAGCGAAGATGACAAATTGACTGTTGCCCGCGCCCGCAAAATTCAGCGGTTCTTGAGCCAGCCTTTCCATGTTGCAGAAGTTTTTACTGGTGCCCCCGGGAAGTACGTGGAGTTGAAAGAAAGTATTACCAGCTTTCAGGTGAAGTGTTGTCCTTTTAAGCTTATGCTAGGCTCTCTCTACTCATTTCTactatttttatcatttcaccTGGACTTGCAGAGTTATACCCAATATTGTAGGACATGATGTGTCTGATCATTGACGTGTTTTCTAAGATTGAATGTCTAACTCTCCTTGCTGTCAGAGCTTTTGTGCACTTCATgttcatatattattaattttttttagtgaatttaaaaaaaaggtcTATAGAGtagaattaaatttattatgcataagtaaattaattaaacattcaaaattaaaaacatgaGAAAATTTAGTATGTAGATCGGTTCTTGTTGGCAGTTGTTGTATATGAGATAGCAAAGAGACAAAATGGTTAAAGAAACCGTTCTTGTAATTACATGGATGCACATATGAGCTTCT carries:
- the LOC140970036 gene encoding ATP synthase subunit beta, mitochondrial; translated protein: MDGTEGLVRGQRVLNTGSPITVPVGRATLGRIINVIGEPIDHRGDIKTEHFLPIHREAPAFVEQATEQQILVTGIKVVDLLAPYQRGGKIGLFGGAGVGKTVLIMELINNVAKAHGGFSVFAGVGERTREGNDLYREMIESGVIKLGDKQADSKCALVYGQMNEPPGARARVGLTGLTVAEHFRDAEGQDVLLFIDNIFRFTQANSEVSALLGRIPSAVGYQPTLATDLGGLQERITTTKKGSITSVQAIYVPADDLTDPAPATTFAHLDATTVLSRQISELGIYPAVDPLDSTSRMLSPHILGEEHYNTARGVQKVLQNYKNLQDIIAILGMDELSEDDKLTVARARKIQRFLSQPFHVAEVFTGAPGKYVELKESITSFQGVLDGKYDDLSEQSFYMVGGIEEVIAKAEKIAKESAA